From Streptomyces sp. CMB-StM0423, a single genomic window includes:
- a CDS encoding non-ribosomal peptide synthetase, translated as MNPSAVAQGSALAEMWPLSPLQEGLLFHAGFDTDSPGVYTVQFMLDVDGPLDHRRFRAAWAGLLARHPALRASFHRRPSGEAVQLITREVALPWRDADLSALPGPDALAETQALADAERARPIDLAAAPLLRLLLARLGEERHRLVVTTHHILIDGWSMPILLRELAAVYEAGGDLSMLKPAPSYGQYLAWLRRQDKGRAQAAWRAELAGADEPTLVVPPEALEGPVVPGRVRFTLGAELSAGAAELARAHGLTVNTVVQGAWALVLARLTGRDDVVFGATAAGRPPELPGVEAMVGLFINTLPVRVRLDPARPAVELLADLQRRQVGLMAHQHIGLPDVQKLAGPGATFDTLVVYENYPLTSAESDDPEALSIRFAGEPQDAGHYPLTLIAWPGEQLRAELFYRRDVCEPGRAETVTASFVRVLEQLVADPAAPVGRLDAVDERRRALVTTQWNDTAAPVPEPLAPEAFGAQVGRSPEAVALVAGDESLSYGELGDRAGRLARYLVAAGVGPEVRVAVVAERSAVLVEALLAVSLAGGVFVPVDPGYPPERLGFVLGDADPAVVLCTEAARDLLPEGVRPVVLDDPAVAAEVAAYGAGALRADERRGPLTADHAAYVIYTSGSTGTPKGVVATHRGLRNLVADRLAQYGFGPGSRVLQLVSPSFDVSMSDIWPVLCAGGRLVLGPVRRDLSGDELARLMRDERVTYVATTPTLLAEVPSADLPELHSVVLGGEPGSPELRRRWLAGRELFNEYGVTEATVASTLGRIRDTRGTPPIGGPVTNSRVYALDAFLQPVPPGVAGELYLAGAGVARGYLGRQGLTAERFVACPFAPGERMYRTGDLVHWTDDGELIFAGRADEQVKIRGHRIELGEIEAALREAAGVAEAVVVARADGPGDKQLVGYVVPEGQDVDPRRVREEAAAALPDYMVPAAVLALPILPRTTSGKIDRTALPAPDFAEHATGRPPEGETETALCALFAEVLGLERVGADDDFFALGGDSITSMQLASRARRAGLLLTPRQVFDERTPERLAVPASRAAAPAAADGADGGIGEVPWTPVMRRLGLRTAGREFAQWTVVGAPAGLGPEALAGGIGALLDTHDVLRARADLSDEAAPRLLVAKRGSVDPAARVTRIDAADVDDLDGLAEQAARAAVARLDPANGVMLHAVWLDAGPARVGRIALLVHHLVVDGVSWRILLPDLRAACEAVGEGRKPELEPVATSFRRWSGELAAQAASKERRSELEQWTAQLGTGAPALTRRAPDPATGTVVSLQNRSWTVPADQAVTLTGRTPVVFHCGVHEVLLATLAAAVAHVRPGARGSVLVDVEGHGREPAGDHDLSRTVGWFTSVHPLRLDLRGVDLDDVRAGGPAAGRLLKTVKEQAQAVPGDGLGHGLLRYLNAGTADAMAALPQPEIGFNYLGRFPAGGTAGLVEAWQPAGETAVGGTAPPDMPILHALGTNAVIRDTAAGPELSFTLGWPPELLDRADVELLGHTWLEMLAGLAAHTADPAAGGHTPSDFPLLDLGQDDVEQLEEIAGTIEGGLPR; from the coding sequence GTGAACCCCTCAGCCGTCGCCCAAGGCTCCGCCCTGGCAGAGATGTGGCCCCTGTCGCCGCTGCAGGAAGGTCTGCTGTTCCACGCCGGCTTCGACACCGACAGCCCCGGCGTCTACACCGTGCAGTTCATGCTCGACGTGGACGGCCCGCTGGACCACCGGCGCTTCCGCGCCGCCTGGGCCGGGCTGCTCGCCCGGCACCCCGCGCTGCGCGCCAGCTTCCACCGGCGCCCCTCCGGCGAGGCCGTCCAGCTCATCACCCGCGAGGTCGCGCTGCCGTGGCGGGACGCGGACCTGTCCGCGCTGCCCGGGCCCGACGCGCTCGCCGAGACCCAGGCCCTGGCCGACGCGGAACGCGCCCGGCCCATCGACCTTGCCGCGGCCCCGCTGCTGCGGCTGCTCCTCGCCCGGCTCGGCGAGGAGCGGCACCGGCTGGTGGTGACGACCCATCACATCCTCATCGACGGCTGGTCGATGCCGATCCTGCTGCGCGAGCTGGCGGCGGTGTACGAGGCGGGCGGCGACCTGTCGATGCTCAAGCCCGCCCCCTCCTACGGGCAGTACCTGGCGTGGCTGCGCCGCCAGGACAAGGGCCGGGCGCAGGCCGCCTGGCGCGCCGAGCTGGCCGGGGCCGACGAGCCCACGCTCGTCGTACCCCCGGAGGCGCTCGAAGGGCCGGTGGTGCCCGGGCGGGTGCGGTTCACGCTCGGCGCGGAGCTGTCGGCGGGAGCGGCGGAGCTGGCGCGGGCGCACGGCCTGACGGTCAACACGGTGGTGCAGGGCGCCTGGGCGCTGGTCCTGGCCCGGCTCACCGGCCGTGACGACGTCGTCTTCGGCGCCACCGCCGCCGGCCGCCCGCCCGAGCTGCCCGGCGTCGAGGCCATGGTCGGCCTGTTCATCAACACGCTGCCCGTCCGCGTCCGGCTCGACCCCGCCCGCCCCGCGGTGGAACTCCTCGCCGACCTCCAGCGGCGCCAGGTCGGCCTGATGGCGCACCAGCACATCGGGCTGCCCGACGTGCAGAAGCTCGCCGGCCCCGGTGCCACGTTCGACACCCTCGTCGTCTACGAGAACTACCCCCTCACCTCCGCCGAGTCCGACGACCCCGAGGCGCTGTCGATCCGCTTCGCCGGCGAGCCCCAGGACGCCGGCCACTACCCCCTGACGCTCATCGCCTGGCCCGGCGAGCAACTGCGGGCCGAGCTCTTCTACCGGCGCGACGTGTGCGAGCCGGGCCGGGCCGAGACCGTCACCGCGTCCTTCGTGCGGGTGCTGGAACAGCTCGTCGCCGATCCGGCCGCGCCCGTCGGGCGCCTCGACGCCGTCGACGAGCGGCGGCGTGCGCTGGTCACGACCCAGTGGAACGACACCGCGGCGCCCGTCCCCGAGCCGCTGGCGCCGGAGGCGTTCGGTGCGCAGGTGGGGCGGTCGCCGGAGGCGGTGGCGTTGGTGGCGGGGGACGAGTCGCTGTCGTACGGGGAGTTGGGCGACCGTGCGGGGCGGCTGGCCAGGTATCTCGTGGCGGCGGGTGTGGGGCCCGAGGTCCGGGTGGCGGTGGTGGCGGAGCGGTCCGCGGTGCTGGTCGAGGCGCTGCTTGCGGTGTCGCTGGCCGGGGGCGTCTTCGTACCGGTGGATCCCGGCTATCCGCCCGAGCGGCTGGGGTTCGTGCTGGGGGACGCCGATCCGGCGGTGGTTCTGTGCACGGAGGCGGCGCGGGACCTGCTCCCGGAGGGCGTACGGCCGGTGGTGCTCGACGATCCGGCGGTGGCCGCTGAAGTGGCCGCGTACGGGGCCGGGGCGCTTCGGGCAGACGAACGGCGCGGTCCGCTGACGGCCGATCATGCCGCGTACGTCATCTACACCTCCGGCTCCACCGGCACCCCCAAGGGCGTCGTCGCCACCCACCGCGGCCTGCGCAACCTCGTCGCCGACCGCCTCGCGCAGTACGGCTTCGGCCCCGGCAGCCGCGTCCTGCAACTGGTCTCGCCGAGCTTCGACGTCTCGATGAGCGACATCTGGCCGGTGCTCTGCGCAGGTGGCCGGCTCGTGCTCGGCCCCGTCCGGCGCGACCTCTCCGGCGACGAGCTGGCCCGCCTGATGCGCGACGAGCGCGTCACGTACGTCGCCACCACCCCGACCCTGCTCGCCGAAGTACCGTCCGCCGACCTGCCGGAGCTGCACAGCGTCGTCCTCGGCGGCGAACCCGGGTCGCCCGAGCTGCGCCGCCGCTGGCTGGCGGGCCGCGAGCTGTTCAACGAGTACGGCGTCACCGAAGCGACCGTCGCCTCCACGCTCGGCCGGATCCGCGACACCCGCGGCACCCCGCCCATCGGCGGCCCCGTCACCAACTCCCGGGTGTACGCGCTGGACGCGTTCCTCCAGCCCGTGCCGCCCGGGGTGGCGGGCGAGCTGTACCTGGCCGGAGCGGGAGTCGCCCGCGGCTATCTGGGGCGGCAGGGGCTGACCGCGGAGCGGTTCGTGGCCTGCCCGTTCGCGCCCGGAGAGCGGATGTACCGCACCGGCGACCTCGTGCACTGGACCGACGACGGCGAGCTGATCTTCGCCGGCCGTGCCGACGAACAGGTCAAGATCCGCGGGCACCGCATCGAGCTGGGCGAGATCGAGGCCGCACTGCGGGAGGCCGCCGGGGTCGCCGAGGCAGTGGTCGTCGCGCGCGCCGACGGCCCCGGCGACAAGCAGCTCGTCGGCTACGTCGTCCCGGAGGGTCAGGACGTCGACCCGCGGCGGGTGCGCGAGGAAGCGGCCGCGGCGCTCCCCGACTACATGGTGCCGGCGGCGGTGCTCGCGCTGCCCATACTGCCGCGTACCACCAGCGGAAAGATCGACAGGACCGCCCTGCCCGCGCCGGACTTCGCCGAGCACGCCACCGGCCGGCCGCCCGAGGGCGAGACGGAGACGGCACTGTGCGCGCTCTTCGCCGAGGTGCTGGGACTGGAACGGGTCGGTGCGGACGACGACTTCTTTGCTCTCGGCGGCGACTCCATCACCTCCATGCAGCTCGCCTCCCGCGCCCGCCGCGCCGGCCTCTTACTCACGCCCCGGCAGGTCTTCGACGAGCGGACCCCCGAGCGCCTGGCCGTGCCCGCCTCCCGGGCGGCGGCGCCCGCGGCGGCCGACGGCGCGGACGGCGGCATCGGCGAGGTGCCGTGGACGCCGGTGATGCGCCGGCTCGGGCTACGGACCGCGGGCCGGGAGTTCGCGCAGTGGACGGTCGTCGGCGCCCCCGCGGGCCTCGGCCCCGAGGCGCTCGCCGGCGGCATCGGCGCGCTGCTGGACACCCACGACGTGCTACGGGCCAGAGCGGACCTGTCCGACGAGGCGGCCCCCCGGCTCCTCGTCGCTAAGCGCGGCTCGGTGGACCCGGCCGCCCGCGTGACCCGTATCGACGCCGCGGACGTCGACGACCTGGACGGGCTCGCCGAGCAGGCCGCGCGCGCGGCCGTCGCCCGGCTGGACCCGGCGAACGGCGTCATGCTTCACGCCGTGTGGCTCGACGCCGGGCCCGCCCGGGTGGGGCGCATCGCGCTCCTCGTCCACCATCTCGTGGTCGACGGGGTGTCGTGGCGGATTCTGCTGCCGGACCTGCGGGCCGCGTGCGAGGCGGTGGGGGAGGGGCGGAAGCCGGAGCTGGAGCCGGTCGCGACGTCGTTCCGGCGCTGGTCGGGGGAGCTGGCGGCGCAGGCAGCGAGCAAGGAGCGGCGGTCCGAGCTGGAGCAGTGGACCGCGCAACTCGGCACCGGCGCGCCCGCGCTGACCCGCCGCGCCCCGGACCCGGCGACCGGCACCGTCGTGTCGCTGCAGAACCGGTCGTGGACCGTCCCGGCGGACCAGGCAGTGACGCTGACCGGCCGTACACCGGTCGTCTTCCACTGCGGCGTCCACGAGGTGCTGCTCGCGACCCTCGCCGCCGCGGTGGCCCACGTGCGGCCGGGTGCGCGCGGGAGCGTCCTCGTGGACGTCGAGGGCCACGGCCGCGAACCGGCCGGGGACCACGATCTGTCCCGCACGGTGGGCTGGTTCACCAGCGTCCACCCGCTGCGCCTCGACCTGCGCGGCGTCGACCTGGACGACGTACGCGCCGGCGGGCCGGCCGCCGGACGGCTGCTCAAAACAGTCAAGGAGCAGGCCCAGGCCGTACCGGGCGACGGCCTCGGCCACGGGCTGCTGCGCTACCTCAACGCCGGGACGGCCGACGCGATGGCGGCGCTGCCGCAGCCGGAGATCGGCTTCAACTACCTCGGCCGGTTCCCCGCCGGAGGCACCGCGGGCCTGGTCGAGGCATGGCAGCCCGCAGGCGAGACCGCCGTCGGCGGCACCGCACCCCCCGACATGCCGATCCTGCACGCGCTCGGGACCAACGCCGTCATCCGCGACACGGCAGCGGGCCCCGAGCTGTCGTTCACCCTCGGCTGGCCGCCCGAGCTGCTCGACCGGGCCGACGTCGAACTCCTCGGACACACCTGGCTGGAGATGCTCGCCGGCCTCGCCGCGCACACCGCGGACCCGGCGGCCGGCGGGCACACCCCCTCCGACTTCCCCCTCCTCGACCTCGGCCAGGACGACGTCGAACAGCTCGAAGAGATCGCCGGCACGATCGAAGGAGGACTGCCCCGGTGA